From a region of the Burkholderia lata genome:
- a CDS encoding LysR family transcriptional regulator: protein MRRLPSLIALRFFEETARHLSFNRAAVSLCVTQGAVSRQIRLLEEALGARLFERDHKGVRLTDAGERLLPFIGQAFDTIERGVGEIAAARPGAKRRLTVSLPPTFATQWFSPRLGTLAEALPDVELSIRTEPADDCHCHIRFGRAARAGMQSELLMMERHALVGAPRYRGDALDVLLGRLPSLHVLHEGKRLALWADWCEQAGVPLARIGDGIEFSTLEQAIRAARKGAGLAVVDLNMIEEEIGEGSLVRLSPVQPIGPFGYWLDVEPESVAVEPVVAFAEWLRGQAGRRG, encoded by the coding sequence ATGCGACGCCTGCCATCGTTGATCGCACTGCGATTTTTCGAGGAGACCGCGCGTCACCTGAGCTTCAACCGTGCGGCGGTTTCGCTGTGCGTGACGCAGGGGGCGGTGAGCCGGCAGATCCGGCTGCTCGAGGAAGCGCTCGGCGCGCGGCTGTTCGAGCGCGATCACAAGGGCGTGCGCCTGACCGATGCCGGCGAGCGGTTGCTGCCGTTCATCGGGCAGGCGTTCGACACGATCGAGCGCGGCGTCGGCGAAATCGCCGCCGCCCGGCCGGGTGCGAAGCGGAGGCTGACGGTGTCGCTGCCGCCGACGTTCGCGACGCAGTGGTTTTCGCCGCGGCTCGGCACGCTCGCGGAGGCGCTGCCCGACGTCGAGCTGTCGATCCGCACGGAGCCGGCTGACGATTGCCATTGCCACATCCGCTTCGGGCGCGCGGCGCGGGCCGGGATGCAGTCGGAGCTGCTGATGATGGAGCGGCATGCGCTCGTCGGCGCGCCGCGTTATCGCGGCGATGCGCTCGATGTGCTGCTCGGCCGGCTGCCGTCGCTGCATGTGCTGCATGAGGGCAAGCGTCTCGCGCTGTGGGCCGACTGGTGCGAGCAGGCGGGCGTGCCGCTGGCGCGGATCGGTGACGGTATCGAGTTTTCCACGCTGGAGCAGGCGATCCGCGCGGCGCGCAAGGGCGCGGGGCTCGCGGTAGTCGATCTCAACATGATCGAGGAGGAGATCGGCGAGGGCAGCCTCGTGCGGTTGTCGCCGGTGCAGCCGATCGGGCCGTTCGGGTATTGGCTCGATGTCGAGCCGGAGAGTGTGGCGGTCGAGCCGGTGGTCGCGTTTGCTGAATGGTTGCGGGGGCAGGCGGGGAGGAGGGGGTAG
- a CDS encoding LysR substrate-binding domain-containing protein: MPALNALKAFEMAGRTGSFTRAAELLNVTQSAVSRQVRQLEGQLGETLLERRHHQLELTAAGRVLLRALQQSFDKIELTVRSLQEKTHLNRLRANVPPTFAARWLMPRLGRLRDAHPEFELSLTTRIHDSLGESRVLDCAIRFGDGEWDGFDNALLMQEQHIAVCAPALYARLRQDGAPIDLNRFTLLHVLATDDQRYLTWQHWLKAAGIADVDTRGGYEFDLLDHAIRAAIDGLGITIADRHMVARELATGQLMQVLNVHVDGHQSYWFVTRPEQTNLPHIVQFRDWLQQEVWLAKRHLEPSSPLPQVPLA; this comes from the coding sequence ATGCCGGCGCTGAACGCGCTGAAAGCCTTCGAGATGGCCGGCCGCACCGGCAGCTTCACGCGCGCGGCCGAGCTGCTCAACGTGACGCAAAGCGCGGTGAGCCGCCAGGTTCGCCAGCTCGAGGGCCAACTCGGCGAAACCCTGCTCGAACGCCGCCATCACCAGCTCGAGCTGACCGCGGCCGGCCGCGTGCTGCTGCGCGCACTGCAGCAATCGTTCGACAAGATCGAGCTGACCGTGCGCAGCCTGCAGGAAAAAACCCACCTGAACCGCCTGCGCGCGAACGTGCCGCCCACCTTCGCCGCGCGCTGGCTGATGCCGCGCCTCGGCCGGCTGCGCGACGCGCATCCCGAATTCGAGCTGAGCCTCACGACCCGCATCCACGACAGCCTCGGCGAATCGCGCGTGCTCGACTGTGCGATCCGGTTCGGCGACGGCGAATGGGACGGCTTCGACAACGCGCTGCTGATGCAGGAGCAGCATATCGCCGTCTGCGCGCCCGCGCTGTATGCGCGGCTGCGACAGGACGGCGCGCCGATCGACCTGAACCGCTTCACGCTGCTGCACGTGCTCGCCACCGACGACCAGCGCTACCTGACCTGGCAGCACTGGCTGAAGGCGGCCGGCATCGCCGACGTCGACACGCGCGGCGGCTACGAATTCGACCTGCTCGACCATGCGATCCGCGCCGCGATCGACGGTCTCGGCATCACGATCGCCGACCGCCACATGGTCGCGCGCGAACTCGCGACCGGGCAGCTGATGCAGGTGCTCAACGTGCATGTCGACGGCCACCAGTCGTACTGGTTCGTCACGCGGCCCGAGCAGACGAACCTGCCGCACATCGTCCAGTTCCGCGACTGGCTCCAGCAGGAAGTGTGGCTCGCGAAGCGCCATCTCGAACCATCGTCGCCGCTGCCGCAAGTGCCGCTCGCCTAG
- the aldA gene encoding aldehyde dehydrogenase: MRTERNYVNGRFVAPESDTFIVVHNPATEAPFARVPAATPADALAAVDAAAAAQKAWRKLPSAERATYLHRFADALTARASEIGAALAQESGKSVEDASNEAVYAGQITRYHAEWARRIEGEIIPSDTPDENLFLQREPIGVVACLIPFNYPVYTLLRKVAPALIAGNTVVVRPSNHTPVSAFEIAKAAGDAGFPPGVINILTMDHATAEALCTHPAVGMITLTGSVNAGRKVLDYCKANIAKPSLELGGKTPAIIEPDADLERAAAALVASKTTHCGQLCTAIERVYVHDSVHDRFVALLKEKMAAVRIGDRAEDATRMGPLVSASARAHIHGMVERAIAAGATLETGGAIPAGPGFFYPATLLTGVRQDMEIVQEETFGPIMPVLRYSTIDEAIAQANDHQFGLSSVLYTEHYRTAMTVANAIEAGELYVNRTPADPYQGFHAGWKRSGLGGDDGKHGMLEFTQTRLVVMKY; the protein is encoded by the coding sequence ATGCGCACCGAACGCAACTACGTGAACGGCCGTTTCGTCGCCCCGGAAAGCGACACGTTCATCGTCGTCCACAATCCCGCCACCGAAGCGCCGTTCGCGCGCGTGCCGGCCGCCACGCCGGCCGACGCGCTCGCCGCCGTCGACGCCGCGGCCGCCGCGCAGAAGGCATGGCGCAAGCTGCCGAGCGCCGAGCGCGCCACGTATCTGCACCGCTTCGCCGACGCACTGACCGCACGCGCATCCGAAATCGGCGCGGCGCTCGCGCAGGAGTCCGGCAAGAGCGTCGAGGACGCGTCGAACGAAGCCGTCTACGCGGGCCAGATCACGCGCTACCACGCCGAGTGGGCGCGCCGGATCGAGGGCGAGATCATCCCGAGCGACACCCCCGACGAGAACCTGTTCCTGCAGCGCGAGCCGATCGGCGTCGTCGCGTGCCTGATCCCGTTCAACTACCCCGTCTACACGCTGCTGCGCAAGGTCGCGCCCGCGCTGATCGCCGGCAACACCGTGGTCGTGCGGCCGAGCAACCACACGCCGGTGTCCGCGTTCGAGATCGCGAAGGCGGCCGGCGATGCCGGCTTCCCGCCGGGCGTCATCAACATCCTTACGATGGACCACGCGACGGCCGAAGCGCTGTGCACGCATCCGGCAGTCGGCATGATCACGCTGACCGGCAGCGTGAACGCGGGCCGCAAGGTGCTCGACTACTGCAAGGCGAACATCGCGAAGCCGTCGCTCGAACTCGGCGGCAAGACGCCCGCGATCATCGAGCCCGACGCCGACCTCGAACGCGCGGCCGCTGCGCTCGTCGCATCGAAGACGACCCACTGCGGCCAGCTCTGCACGGCGATCGAGCGCGTGTACGTGCACGACAGCGTGCATGACCGCTTCGTCGCGCTGCTGAAGGAGAAGATGGCGGCCGTGCGCATCGGCGACCGTGCGGAAGACGCCACGCGGATGGGCCCGCTCGTCAGCGCATCGGCACGCGCGCACATCCACGGGATGGTCGAACGCGCGATCGCGGCCGGCGCGACGCTCGAAACCGGCGGCGCAATCCCCGCCGGCCCCGGCTTCTTCTACCCGGCCACGCTGCTCACCGGCGTGCGACAGGACATGGAGATCGTGCAGGAGGAAACCTTCGGCCCGATCATGCCCGTGCTGCGCTACTCGACGATCGACGAGGCGATCGCGCAGGCGAACGACCACCAGTTCGGCCTGTCGTCGGTGCTCTACACCGAGCACTACCGCACCGCGATGACCGTCGCGAACGCGATCGAAGCCGGCGAGTTGTACGTGAACCGCACGCCGGCCGATCCGTACCAAGGCTTCCACGCCGGCTGGAAGCGCTCGGGCCTCGGCGGCGACGACGGCAAGCACGGGATGCTCGAATTCACGCAGACGCGCCTCGTCGTCATGAAGTACTGA
- a CDS encoding MFS transporter: MPTQPSTPAASLALHDKALDAHASPHSRAQRYLQLLLLVIAAGAIYPMLYLRQVYQPTMLQFFHIDDVQLGYLYSSLGTIFLISYLPSGWLADRLSPRWLICFSLLATGALGLVYATGPSFDMLVLIFGGWGLTTGLTFWAAVIKRVNMIAGPDEQGRFFGLLDGGRGLVEALLATIAITLFAYVTQARGGTDAAGFKLVVHLYAFFCIALGVLLALVKDQASTRDRAASEKRTKGNVLNDLKTLAAIPELWLVAAIVFCGYQVFWATYSFSAYLHEGNFGLSATAAGFITTLKLWMRPVGGIGGGFLGDRVSKVSVLFWALVLAALSLVGLIAAPAHSPQAMLVVLVLFIGILTYAIRGLYWSLLDDCKVPTHCAGLAIGLISVLGYSPDVFVPLINGYVTQTYPGAHGYQLYFGYIAAIALCGAGAAAFLKYRLNRIQESA; this comes from the coding sequence ATGCCGACTCAACCGTCGACACCCGCCGCATCGCTCGCGTTGCACGACAAAGCGCTCGACGCCCACGCGTCGCCGCATTCCCGCGCGCAACGCTACCTGCAACTGCTGCTGCTCGTGATTGCCGCGGGCGCGATCTACCCGATGCTGTATCTGCGGCAGGTGTACCAGCCGACGATGCTGCAGTTCTTCCATATCGACGACGTGCAGCTCGGCTACCTGTATTCGTCGCTCGGCACGATCTTCCTGATCAGCTATTTGCCGAGCGGCTGGCTTGCCGACCGCCTGTCGCCGCGCTGGCTGATCTGCTTCTCGCTGCTCGCCACCGGCGCGCTCGGACTCGTCTACGCGACCGGGCCGTCGTTCGACATGCTGGTGCTGATCTTCGGCGGCTGGGGGCTGACCACCGGCCTCACGTTCTGGGCCGCCGTGATCAAGCGCGTGAACATGATCGCGGGCCCCGACGAACAGGGCCGTTTCTTCGGCCTGCTCGACGGCGGGCGCGGCCTCGTCGAGGCGCTGCTTGCGACGATCGCGATCACGCTGTTCGCGTACGTGACGCAGGCGCGCGGCGGCACCGATGCAGCCGGCTTCAAGCTCGTCGTCCACCTGTACGCGTTCTTCTGCATCGCGCTCGGCGTGCTGCTCGCGCTGGTGAAGGACCAGGCGAGCACGCGCGACCGTGCAGCGTCCGAGAAGCGCACCAAGGGCAACGTGCTGAACGACCTGAAGACGCTCGCGGCGATCCCCGAGCTGTGGCTCGTCGCGGCGATCGTGTTCTGCGGCTACCAGGTGTTCTGGGCAACCTACAGCTTCTCGGCGTACCTGCACGAAGGCAATTTCGGGCTGAGCGCGACAGCGGCCGGCTTCATCACGACGCTCAAGCTGTGGATGCGCCCCGTCGGCGGCATCGGCGGCGGCTTCCTCGGCGACCGCGTGTCGAAGGTGTCCGTGCTGTTCTGGGCGCTGGTGCTCGCCGCCCTGTCGCTCGTCGGGCTGATCGCCGCGCCCGCGCACAGCCCGCAGGCCATGCTCGTCGTGCTGGTGCTGTTCATCGGCATCCTCACCTACGCGATCCGCGGCCTGTACTGGTCGCTGCTCGACGACTGCAAGGTGCCGACGCATTGCGCGGGCCTCGCGATCGGCCTGATCTCGGTGCTCGGCTATTCGCCGGACGTGTTCGTGCCGCTGATCAACGGCTACGTGACGCAGACCTACCCGGGCGCGCACGGCTACCAGCTCTATTTCGGCTATATCGCGGCCATCGCGCTCTGCGGCGCGGGCGCCGCCGCGTTCCTCAAATATCGCCTCAACCGCATCCAGGAGTCCGCATGA
- a CDS encoding mandelate racemase/muconate lactonizing enzyme family protein, with protein sequence MKIVSLETHIVAVPPPHVGGMYWIFVKLKTDDGIEGVGEIYSATFGPKAMAPIIDDVFERHLLNRDPHHVERLFRQAYSSGFTQRPDLTMMGVVSGLEMACWDIIGKAAGKPVYELLGGKIHERLRSYTYLYPKNAKGEYDYDDPDLAAECAAENVKLGFTAVKFDPAGPYTAFSGHQLSLEVLDRCELFCRKVREAVGSKADLLFGTHGQMVPSSAIRLAKRLEKYDPLWFEEPVPPGQEEAIAQVAKHTSIPIATGERLTTKYEFHKLLQAGGASILQLNVARVGGLLEAKKIATLAEVHYAQIAPHLYNGPVGAAASIQLATCTPNFLIQESIMTWGGFHAEVVKTPIRWEDGYIIPSNEPGLGIELDMDVVRRHTPYTGERLHLQMGEHPVDVKDLAPAKG encoded by the coding sequence ATGAAGATCGTTTCGCTCGAAACCCATATCGTCGCCGTGCCGCCGCCGCATGTCGGCGGGATGTACTGGATCTTCGTGAAGCTGAAGACGGACGACGGCATCGAAGGCGTCGGCGAGATCTACTCGGCGACGTTCGGCCCGAAGGCAATGGCCCCGATCATCGACGACGTGTTCGAACGCCATCTGCTGAACCGAGATCCGCATCACGTCGAACGGCTGTTCCGCCAGGCCTATTCGAGCGGCTTCACGCAGCGCCCCGATCTCACGATGATGGGCGTCGTCAGCGGCCTCGAGATGGCCTGCTGGGACATCATCGGCAAGGCGGCCGGCAAGCCGGTGTATGAACTGCTCGGCGGGAAGATCCACGAGCGGCTGCGCTCGTACACGTACCTGTACCCAAAGAACGCGAAGGGCGAATACGACTACGACGATCCCGACCTCGCGGCCGAATGCGCGGCCGAGAACGTGAAGCTCGGCTTCACGGCCGTCAAGTTCGACCCGGCCGGCCCGTACACGGCCTTCTCGGGCCATCAGCTGTCGCTCGAAGTGCTCGACCGCTGCGAGCTGTTCTGCCGCAAGGTGCGCGAAGCCGTCGGCAGCAAGGCCGACCTGCTGTTCGGCACGCACGGGCAGATGGTGCCGTCGTCGGCGATCCGGCTCGCGAAGCGGCTCGAGAAGTACGACCCGCTGTGGTTCGAGGAGCCGGTTCCCCCCGGCCAGGAAGAAGCGATCGCACAAGTCGCGAAGCACACGTCGATTCCGATCGCGACCGGCGAGCGCCTGACGACCAAGTACGAATTCCACAAGCTGCTGCAGGCGGGCGGTGCATCGATCCTGCAGCTGAACGTCGCGCGCGTGGGCGGCCTGCTCGAAGCGAAGAAGATCGCGACGCTCGCCGAAGTGCACTACGCGCAGATCGCGCCGCACCTGTACAACGGCCCGGTGGGTGCAGCAGCCAGCATCCAGCTCGCGACCTGCACGCCGAACTTCCTGATCCAGGAAAGCATCATGACGTGGGGCGGTTTCCACGCGGAAGTCGTGAAGACGCCGATCCGCTGGGAAGACGGCTACATCATCCCGTCGAACGAGCCGGGTCTCGGCATCGAGCTCGACATGGACGTCGTGCGCCGTCACACGCCGTACACCGGCGAACGCCTTCACCTGCAGATGGGCGAGCACCCCGTCGACGTGAAGGATCTCGCCCCCGCGAAGGGCTGA
- a CDS encoding GMC family oxidoreductase: MSYDYIIVGAGSAGCILANRLSESGRHSVLLLEAGERDASFWFKVPVGFTKTYYNRRYNWMYYSEPEAQLADRKLYCPRGKVVGGSGSINAMVYVRGQRSDYDDWANAGNPGWAYDDVLPYFRKLETHAAGTTDPQHHGSTGPIHITSMKADVHPIVHEFLKGCSQLNLPRTEDFNGAQFEGAGIYDLNTKHGERCSSSFAYLRPALGRANLTLRSGVLVRRVTFDGTRATGVVVAGEHGDETLVATREVILAAGAVDTPKLLQLSGVGDPSLLARQRVPLVHALPAVGRNLQDHLCVSFYFKANRPTLNDEMGTLIGKMKIGLRYLLTKRGPLAMSVNQAGGFFRGTDGAQEPNIQLYFNPLSYRIPKSDRASIKPEPYSGFLIAFNPCRPTSRGTIEIASNRAEDAAKIHINALTTQKDLDEAVQGSKVIRALMRAPALKSMTVEEISPGPQVDSDEAMLQYFREQSGSIYHLCGSCAMGPDAATSVVDAALRVHGLQALRIVDASVFPNITSGNINAPTMMVAEKGADLILADAVRAEMAGVQSTRRETVVQ, translated from the coding sequence ATGAGCTACGACTACATCATCGTCGGCGCGGGCTCGGCCGGCTGCATCCTCGCGAACCGCCTGAGCGAATCGGGCCGGCACTCGGTGCTGCTGCTCGAAGCGGGCGAACGCGACGCGTCGTTCTGGTTCAAGGTGCCGGTCGGCTTCACGAAGACCTACTACAACCGCCGCTACAACTGGATGTACTACAGCGAGCCCGAGGCGCAGCTCGCCGATCGCAAGCTGTACTGCCCGCGCGGCAAGGTGGTCGGCGGATCGGGCTCGATCAACGCGATGGTCTACGTGCGCGGCCAGCGCAGCGACTACGACGACTGGGCGAACGCCGGCAATCCGGGCTGGGCGTACGACGACGTGCTGCCGTACTTCCGCAAGCTCGAAACCCACGCGGCCGGCACGACCGATCCGCAGCATCATGGCTCGACCGGGCCGATCCACATCACGTCGATGAAGGCCGACGTGCATCCGATCGTCCACGAGTTCCTGAAGGGTTGCAGCCAGCTGAACCTGCCGCGCACCGAGGATTTCAACGGTGCGCAGTTCGAAGGCGCGGGTATCTACGACCTGAACACGAAGCACGGCGAACGCTGCTCCAGCAGCTTCGCGTACCTGCGTCCCGCGCTGGGCCGCGCGAACCTCACGCTGCGCTCGGGCGTGCTCGTGCGGCGCGTGACGTTCGACGGCACGCGTGCGACCGGCGTAGTCGTCGCGGGTGAGCACGGCGACGAAACGCTCGTGGCCACGCGCGAGGTCATTCTCGCGGCCGGTGCGGTCGATACGCCGAAGCTGCTGCAACTGTCGGGCGTCGGCGATCCGTCGCTGCTCGCGCGCCAGCGCGTGCCGCTCGTGCATGCGCTGCCGGCCGTCGGCCGCAACCTGCAGGACCACCTGTGCGTGAGCTTCTACTTCAAGGCGAACCGCCCGACGCTGAACGACGAAATGGGTACGCTCATCGGCAAGATGAAGATCGGGCTGCGCTACCTGCTGACGAAGCGCGGCCCGCTCGCGATGAGCGTGAACCAGGCGGGCGGCTTCTTCCGCGGCACGGATGGTGCGCAGGAACCGAACATCCAGCTCTACTTCAACCCGCTGTCGTACCGGATCCCGAAGAGCGACCGCGCGAGCATCAAGCCCGAGCCGTATTCGGGTTTCCTGATCGCGTTCAACCCGTGCCGGCCGACGAGCCGCGGCACGATCGAGATCGCGTCGAACCGCGCGGAAGATGCCGCGAAGATCCACATCAACGCGCTCACTACGCAGAAGGATCTCGACGAGGCCGTGCAGGGCAGCAAGGTGATCCGGGCGCTGATGCGCGCGCCGGCGCTGAAGTCGATGACCGTCGAGGAAATCTCGCCGGGGCCGCAGGTCGATTCAGACGAAGCGATGCTGCAGTATTTCCGCGAGCAGTCGGGTTCGATCTACCACCTGTGCGGCTCGTGCGCGATGGGGCCGGACGCGGCAACGTCGGTGGTCGATGCGGCGCTGCGCGTGCACGGGCTGCAGGCGCTGCGGATCGTCGATGCGTCGGTGTTCCCGAACATCACGTCGGGCAACATCAACGCGCCGACGATGATGGTCGCGGAGAAAGGCGCGGATCTGATTCTGGCGGATGCGGTGCGGGCGGAAATGGCCGGCGTGCAATCGACGCGACGTGAGACGGTCGTGCAATAA
- a CDS encoding LysR substrate-binding domain-containing protein: MNRIDLNLLLALKALIDEESVSGAARSLDLSPSAMSRTLARVQDAIGDKVLVRAGKGMVATETARRLKEPLDRILQDVELLLGAQHRSIDAQRVFNISANDGFIDSFAVPIIAQAHDAWPHARLRFLPKHEKTVARLRSGEVDIEIGVVGETGPEIMIRKLFDDRMVGVLRKGHRLARRRMTLDAYLSVPHISVSRKGRFHGPIDDALSEQGRERNVIAVVPNFKSGIELAQRSDWIAHVPEKHTAQARHDVVTFDLPVATPALAISIMWHPRFERDAVHAGLRDLIVNVCRQVVDATNR, translated from the coding sequence TTGAACCGGATCGACCTGAACCTGCTGCTGGCGCTGAAAGCGCTGATCGATGAGGAAAGCGTGTCGGGTGCGGCACGCAGTCTCGATCTGAGTCCGTCCGCGATGAGCCGGACCCTCGCCCGTGTCCAGGACGCGATCGGCGACAAGGTGCTGGTGCGCGCGGGAAAGGGCATGGTGGCGACCGAAACGGCGCGGCGGCTGAAGGAGCCGCTCGACCGCATCCTGCAGGATGTGGAACTGCTGCTCGGCGCGCAGCACCGGTCGATCGACGCGCAGCGCGTGTTCAACATCAGCGCGAACGACGGTTTCATCGATTCGTTTGCGGTGCCCATCATCGCGCAGGCGCACGATGCGTGGCCGCATGCGAGGCTGCGCTTCCTGCCGAAGCACGAGAAGACCGTGGCGCGCCTTCGCAGCGGGGAAGTCGATATCGAAATCGGCGTGGTCGGCGAGACGGGGCCGGAGATCATGATCCGCAAGCTGTTCGACGACCGCATGGTCGGCGTGCTGCGAAAGGGGCATCGGCTGGCGCGGCGCCGGATGACGCTCGATGCTTACCTGTCCGTGCCGCACATCAGCGTGTCGCGCAAGGGACGCTTTCACGGGCCGATCGACGATGCGCTGAGCGAGCAGGGGCGCGAGCGCAACGTCATCGCGGTGGTGCCGAACTTCAAGTCGGGCATCGAGCTCGCCCAGCGCTCGGACTGGATCGCCCACGTGCCCGAGAAGCACACCGCACAGGCCCGGCACGACGTCGTGACGTTCGACCTGCCGGTCGCGACCCCGGCGCTCGCGATCTCGATCATGTGGCATCCGCGCTTCGAACGCGATGCGGTGCATGCGGGGCTGCGGGACCTGATCGTGAACGTGTGCCGGCAGGTCGTCGACGCTACGAACCGATGA
- a CDS encoding MBL fold metallo-hydrolase: MSETTRNVQPVISDLGKEGSGELVPSRYAVRVGDVDVVLISDGILPLPTSTMSTNVSEADRNAWFDGRFLQRDMFDWALNVALVRSGDRLILIDSGVGDGFEYFTRAGKSVMRLESAGIDLSAITDIVITHMHMDHVGGLNVDGVRARLRPDVRIHVSAAEVAFWKNPDFSKTVMPETVPPALRKAAEKFVALYGENIVQFDQTVEVAAGVSARVTGGHTPGHCVVDIASNGEKLTFAGDAIFEVNFDHPEWQNGFEHDPETAAAVRIALFNEAAETGALLAAAHVAFPSIGHIARNGDGFRFVPVLWDY; this comes from the coding sequence ATGAGCGAAACCACCCGCAATGTTCAGCCGGTTATCTCCGACCTCGGCAAGGAAGGTTCAGGCGAACTCGTGCCGTCCCGCTACGCCGTCCGCGTGGGTGACGTCGACGTCGTGCTGATCAGCGACGGCATTCTGCCGCTGCCGACCTCCACCATGTCCACCAACGTGAGCGAAGCGGACCGCAATGCCTGGTTCGATGGCCGTTTCCTGCAACGCGACATGTTCGACTGGGCGCTGAACGTCGCGCTCGTGCGCAGCGGCGACCGCCTGATCCTGATCGACTCCGGCGTGGGCGACGGCTTCGAATACTTCACGCGCGCCGGGAAGTCGGTGATGCGTCTGGAATCGGCCGGCATCGACTTGTCCGCGATCACCGATATCGTGATTACCCATATGCACATGGATCACGTCGGCGGACTGAACGTCGACGGCGTCAGGGCCAGGCTGCGCCCGGACGTGCGCATTCACGTATCGGCCGCGGAAGTGGCGTTCTGGAAAAATCCGGACTTCAGCAAGACGGTGATGCCGGAAACGGTGCCGCCGGCACTCCGCAAGGCGGCCGAGAAGTTCGTGGCGCTCTACGGCGAAAACATCGTCCAGTTCGATCAGACCGTGGAAGTCGCCGCAGGCGTGTCGGCGCGCGTGACGGGCGGGCACACGCCCGGGCACTGCGTCGTGGACATCGCATCGAATGGCGAGAAGCTGACGTTCGCGGGCGATGCGATCTTCGAAGTCAACTTCGATCATCCCGAGTGGCAAAACGGCTTCGAGCACGATCCTGAAACGGCGGCCGCCGTGCGTATCGCGCTGTTCAATGAAGCCGCCGAGACTGGCGCGCTGCTGGCCGCCGCGCATGTCGCGTTTCCGTCCATCGGTCATATCGCAAGGAACGGCGACGGATTCCGGTTCGTGCCGGTTCTGTGGGATTACTGA
- a CDS encoding quaternary amine ABC transporter ATP-binding protein, whose translation MATIDVKHVYKLFGPPAAHARVLDLLRSGKRKAEVLAETGCNVGLNDVSLGIESGEIFVIMGLSGSGKSTLVRHFNRLIEPTAGEIVIDGSDVIKLDAHGLRELRRFKVSMVFQNFGLLPHQTVLDNAAYALRTRGEKRHDAAEAARNWLTKVGLDGYGDHYPDELSGGMRQRVGLARALAADTDVLLMDEAFSALDPLIRTEMQDQLLELQTTLSKTIVFITHDLDEALRIGDRIAILRDGTLVQVGTPDDILSRPADDYVRRFVEKRSSVN comes from the coding sequence ATGGCGACCATCGACGTCAAACACGTGTACAAGCTGTTCGGGCCGCCCGCCGCGCATGCGCGCGTGCTCGACCTGCTGCGCTCGGGCAAGCGCAAGGCCGAGGTGCTGGCCGAAACAGGCTGCAACGTCGGGCTCAACGACGTGAGCCTCGGCATCGAGTCGGGCGAGATCTTCGTGATCATGGGGTTGTCGGGCTCCGGGAAATCGACGCTCGTGCGGCACTTCAACCGGCTGATCGAGCCGACGGCCGGCGAGATCGTGATCGACGGCAGCGACGTGATCAAGCTCGATGCGCACGGGCTGCGCGAACTGCGCCGCTTCAAGGTCAGCATGGTGTTCCAGAACTTCGGGCTGCTGCCGCACCAGACCGTGCTCGACAACGCCGCGTATGCGCTGCGCACGCGCGGCGAGAAGCGGCACGATGCGGCCGAGGCGGCGCGCAACTGGCTGACGAAGGTCGGGCTCGACGGCTATGGCGATCACTATCCGGACGAGCTGTCGGGCGGGATGCGGCAGCGTGTCGGGCTGGCGCGCGCGCTGGCGGCCGATACGGACGTGCTGCTGATGGACGAGGCGTTCTCCGCGCTCGATCCGCTGATTCGTACCGAGATGCAGGATCAGTTGCTCGAACTGCAGACGACGCTGTCGAAGACGATCGTGTTCATCACGCACGATCTCGACGAAGCGCTGCGGATCGGCGACCGGATCGCGATTCTGCGTGACGGTACGCTCGTGCAGGTCGGGACGCCGGACGATATCCTGTCGCGGCCGGCGGATGACTATGTGAGAAGGTTCGTGGAGAAGCGTTCGAGCGTGAATTGA